From the genome of Candidatus Rhodoluna planktonica:
CTTTGACCTTGCCAATAATGTCTTCCAAAATAGCCACACCGCGCAGTGCAAAGAACTCGGTGGCTAACGGAATGATCACGCCGTGAGCGGCAGTCAAAGCGTTTACGGTGAGCAAGCCAAGAGATGGCTGGCAATCGATGACAATCAGGTCGTATTCTTCGGCCAAAGGCTTCAAAATTCGGGCCAAGATTTGCTCTCTGGCAATCTCGTTGACCAACTTCATTTCAGCTGCAGACAATTCGATGTTTGCCGGAATTACATCGAGATTGGCAACAGAGGTTTTCTGCACTGCCGTTTTCGGGTCGATGTTTCGATCGAGCATCAGGTCGTAAATTGTGATTGCATCGTGAGCGTTGACGCCTAAACCCGCAGAAAGTGCACCCTGTGGGTCAAAGTCGATGACCAGCACTTTTCGACCGTATTCGGCGAGCGCCGCCGACATGTTAATGGAGGTTGTGGTTTTACCGACGCCACCCTTTTGGTTGCACATGGCGATGATTCTTGCTGGACCATGACTGGTCAGGGGTTTGGGAACCGGAAAACGATTATCTGTCGCCTGCTTTGCCATGATTCCTCCCGAAATTACTCTGTCCCTAGCCTACTGTTAACGGGCCCGAGGATGAGC
Proteins encoded in this window:
- a CDS encoding ParA family protein, translating into MAKQATDNRFPVPKPLTSHGPARIIAMCNQKGGVGKTTTSINMSAALAEYGRKVLVIDFDPQGALSAGLGVNAHDAITIYDLMLDRNIDPKTAVQKTSVANLDVIPANIELSAAEMKLVNEIAREQILARILKPLAEEYDLIVIDCQPSLGLLTVNALTAAHGVIIPLATEFFALRGVAILEDIIGKVKEGLNPTLQLDGILATMFDPRTLHSREVLERLHDAFGQKVFKTVINRTVKFPDATVAQAPITEFASDSDAANSYRSVAAELVSRGCAP